Genomic segment of Candidatus Methylomirabilota bacterium:
CGCTCCACCCAGACGGTCGGGAGCTTTTGGATCGACCTCACCCGTACCATCCTCTACATCCTCCTGCCGCTCTCGATCGTTCTCGCCCTGGCGCTGGCGTCGCAGGGGGTCGTGCAGACGTTTGGGCCATACGCCAAGGCGAGCGTCGTTCAACCGACTACCTATGATGAACCGGTGACGGATAAAGACGGGAAGCCTGTGCTCGATGACAAGGGCCGACCAGTGACGAAAAAGGCTGTGTTCACAGAGCAGGTGATCGCACTCGGCCCCGTCGCATCCCAGGTCGCCATCAAGCAACTTGGGACCAATGGCGGAGGCTTCTTCAATGTCAACTCGGCGCATCCCTACGAGAACCCGACGCCTCTCTCGAACTTCCTCGAGCTGCTGGCCATCCTGTTGATCCCTATGGCCCTCTGTCACACCTTCGGGGTCATGGTCAAGGATACGCGCCAGGGCTGGGCCGTCCTCGCGGCCATGACCATCATGTTCGTCGGTCTGCTCGCCCTCTGCGTCGGCGCTGAGCAAGGCGGAAATCCCCTGCTGACCGGACTGGGGATCGACCAGCATGCCAGCGAACTGCACGCGGGCGGCAACATGGAAGGGAAGGAGGTCCGCTTCGGCATCGTCAACTCAGCGCTCTGGGCCACCGCCACGACGGCCGCCTCAAACGGCTCGGTGAATGCGATGCACGACTCCTTCACGCCGCTGGGCGGCCTGGTTCCGATATGGCTGATACAGCTTGGGGAGGTTATTTACGGTGGCGCCGGCTCCGGGCTGTACGGCATGCTGGTCTTCGCCATCATCGCCGTATTCGTGGCGGGCCTCATGGTAGGGCGCACACCCGAGTATCTGGGGAAGAAGATCGAGGCCTACGAGATGAAGATGGCCTCCCTGGTGATCCTGATCCCGCCCGCCCTGGTGTTGCTTGGCACAGCAGTCGCCGTTGTCACCAGTGGCGGCAAGGCCGGGATCTCAAACCCCGGCGCCCACGGCTTCAGCGAGATCCTGTACGCCTTTTCGTCGGCCGGCAACAACAACGGAAGCGCCTTTGCCGGGCTCAGCGCCAACACGCCCTTTTATAACATCTCGCTGGGGGTGGCAATGTTCTTTGCTCGCTACTGGCTGGCCATCCCGACCCTGGCGATCGCGGGGTCGCTTGCCGCCAAGAAGCCTGTTCCGCCCGGCGCGGGGACCCTCCCCACCCACACGCCCCTCTTCGTGGTGCTTCTCATCAGCGTTGTGGTCATCGTCGGGGCGTTGACGTTTTTCCCGGCGCTCGCCCTGGGACCCATCGTGGAGCATCTGATTATGATGTCGTCATAGTCAGGAGAGATCTGATGGCCGCTCGAGGCAAGGCTCGCTCATTATTCGATCCCGCCATCGTGCGTCAGGCCGTGGTCGATGCCTTTCGCAAACTCGCGCCGCAGCGCCAGGTGCGCAACCCGGTTATGTTCGTGGTTTATATCGGCTCCATGCTGACAACAGGACTGTTTATCCAGGCGCTGTTTGGCAGAGGTGAGGCGCCGGTCGGGTTCATCCTGGCGATTTCGGTCTGGCTCTGGTTCACGGTGCTGTTCGCCAACTTCGCCGAGGCGATGGCCGAGGGGCGGGGCAAGGCGCAGGCGGCATCGCTGCGGAAGGCGCGGCGGGACGTCCAGGCCAAGCTTCTCACGCGTCCCGAGCGGGGCGGCGAGCACACGATGGTCCCGGTCACGGCATTGCGGAAGGGTGACGTAGTGCTGGTGGAGGCGGGCGATACGATCCCGGCCGATGGCGAGGTGCTCGAAGGGATCGCCTCGGTGAACGAGGCGGCGATTACCGGCGAGAGCGCGCCGGTCATCCGCGAGAGCGGTGGTGACCGCAATGCGGTGACCGGAGGGACCCAGGTCCTCTCTGACTGGCTGATCGTACGGATTGCGGCGAATCCTGGCGAAGCC
This window contains:
- the kdpA gene encoding potassium-transporting ATPase subunit KdpA is translated as MTANGYAQLGLYLMILAALAVPLGAYMARVYEGRPFGLNQLLGPLERWIYRLSGVRADDEMRWQTYAWAMMLFNLAGLLVVYALQRMQGLLPLNPQSLGAVSPDSAFNTAVSFATNTNWQGYGGETTMSYLTQMLALTVQNFVSAATGMAVLAALIRGLARRSTQTVGSFWIDLTRTILYILLPLSIVLALALASQGVVQTFGPYAKASVVQPTTYDEPVTDKDGKPVLDDKGRPVTKKAVFTEQVIALGPVASQVAIKQLGTNGGGFFNVNSAHPYENPTPLSNFLELLAILLIPMALCHTFGVMVKDTRQGWAVLAAMTIMFVGLLALCVGAEQGGNPLLTGLGIDQHASELHAGGNMEGKEVRFGIVNSALWATATTAASNGSVNAMHDSFTPLGGLVPIWLIQLGEVIYGGAGSGLYGMLVFAIIAVFVAGLMVGRTPEYLGKKIEAYEMKMASLVILIPPALVLLGTAVAVVTSGGKAGISNPGAHGFSEILYAFSSAGNNNGSAFAGLSANTPFYNISLGVAMFFARYWLAIPTLAIAGSLAAKKPVPPGAGTLPTHTPLFVVLLISVVVIVGALTFFPALALGPIVEHLIMMSS